The nucleotide window AAATTCCGCCGATGTATTCGCCGGCGAAAGTCTGGCGAACCGGTCGCCTATATTCTCGGCCATAAAGAATTTTTTGGTTTTGATTTTAAGGTAAACAAAAATGTCCTCATTCCACGACCGGAAACCGAACTCATCGTCGAGCAAGCAATCGAGTTTATAAAGCATAAAGTCCAAAAATTCGAAGGCAAATTAAACATCATCGATATTGGCACCGGTTCCGGCTGCATTATAATTTCAATCGCAAATTCTCTACGGACTATGGGCTATGGACTACGTGCTAAATTGTATGCAAGTGATATTTCTGATAAAGCACTGCGAGTCGCCAGACTGAATGCCAAGAAGAATGGGGTTAATAAACAAATTAAATTTTTCCGTTCGGACCTATTTTCGAATGGAAAATTGCCAAAAAAATTCGATTTAATTTTAGCAAATCTGCCTTACCTAAAATCGAATTATAAAAATCTGGATTCCGAACCAAAAAT belongs to Patescibacteria group bacterium and includes:
- the prmC gene encoding peptide chain release factor N(5)-glutamine methyltransferase codes for the protein MNLKTAFLRAKNELNAIGIKTAELDAKVLLLQVIEENDVYLLKNPLFPLTNSQYSKFRRCIRRRKSGEPVAYILGHKEFFGFDFKVNKNVLIPRPETELIVEQAIEFIKHKVQKFEGKLNIIDIGTGSGCIIISIANSLRTMGYGLRAKLYASDISDKALRVARLNAKKNGVNKQIKFFRSDLFSNGKLPKKFDLILANLPYLKSNYKNLDSEPKIALDGGRNGLKIVSSLIELLPEKLNRSGIALLEIDNDQPEKIKKNVGNIPNLKFEEVKSIPHWHGTIKISRN